Proteins encoded together in one Carya illinoinensis cultivar Pawnee chromosome 3, C.illinoinensisPawnee_v1, whole genome shotgun sequence window:
- the LOC122305446 gene encoding F-box protein At3g07870, which produces MDSDFEKESKRKRRKVEGEPQPSRMESLPHELILDIVSGLPVSSLVQFKSVCKGWSKLAGDPDLVSMHGTRMAENNPCLIFHCDYPLKNHLYFVELPACIEKKEKVKKLRVPFWSAMPEFDVVGSCNGLLCLSDSLFSDALYIYNPFTSNYQELPKSIQYLNEELVFGFGFHPTTKEYKVIRIVYYKNTDRGGNRRAYRLNNMKSDVQIFTLGCSNWRSKGQVAYHLLQSPSQVLVNGRLHWVTRPRRYSPRRSIISFDLAEEQFQEVLTPDCYTLNRRKYHLVVLGGCLSAVYCNYGRMEIWVMREYGVKESWNKKFSIGNYVPKGLEKEVNQSFKISKIICKGRPVRVLCILKNGEILLEYKSRALVSYDPVSGKFKDLMYQAIPKWFQAVVHVGSLNWI; this is translated from the coding sequence ATGGACTCGGATTTTGAGAAAGAGagcaaaagaaagagaagaaaggtAGAAGGAGAACCACAACCAAGCAGAATGGAAAGTCTCCCACACGAACTGATCCTCGATATAGTTTCAGGGCTTCCTGTGTCATCCTTGGTGCAATTCAAGTCAGTATGCAAAGGTTGGAGCAAGTTAGCAGGAGATCCTGATCTTGTTAGTATGCACGGTACACGCATGGCTGAGAACAATCCATGCCTCATCTTCCACTGCGATTATCCTCTCAAGAACCATCTTTACTTTGTAGAGCTCCCAGCTTGCAtcgaaaagaaggaaaaggtgAAAAAGCTTCGTGTGCCGTTCTGGAGTGCGATGCCCGAGTTTGATGTGGTAGGCTCATGTAATGGTTTGCTCTGCTTATCTGATTCATTATTTAGTGATGCCCTCTACATATATAACCCTTTCACCAGTAATTACCAAGAGCTTCCTAAATCCATACAATACTTGAATGAAGAATTAGTTTTTGGATTCGGGTTTCACCCCACGACCAAGGAATACAAGGTGATTAGGATAGTCTATTATAAGAATACAGATAGAGGTGGTAATCGGCGTGCCTATAGACTCAATAACATGAAGTCAGATGTTCAGATTTTCACTTTGGGTTGCTCAAACTGGAGAAGTAAGGGACAGGTTGCTTATCATCTTCTTCAGTCTCCATCACAAGTCTTGGTTAATGGAAGACTTCATTGGGTCACTAGGCCTCGCAGATACAGCCCAAGGCGCAGCATCATCTCGTTTGACTTAGCAGAAGAGCAATTCCAGGAAGTCCTAACACCTGATTGCTATACTTTAAACAGGCGCAAGTATCATCTGGTGGTTCTAGGAGGTTGCCTTTCTGCTGTTTATTGCAACTATGGGAGAATGGAGATTTGGGTAATGAGAGAGTACGGTGTGAAGGAGTCTTGGAACAAGAAATTCAGCATAGGAAACTACGTGCCTAAGGGACTTGAAAAGGAGGTGAATCAATCTTTCAAGATTTCTAAGATTATTTGCAAAGGCCGGCCTGTTCGCGTTCTATGCATCTTGAAGAATGGCGAGATCTTATTGGAGTACAAAAGCAGAGCTCTGGTCTCCTACGATCCAGTAAGTGGGAAATTTAAAGACCTTATGTATCAGGCTATACCTAAGTGGTTTCAAGCAGTTGTTCATGTGGGTAGCCTCAACTGGATTTGA